One stretch of Pseudomonadota bacterium DNA includes these proteins:
- the ribB gene encoding 3,4-dihydroxy-2-butanone-4-phosphate synthase, with protein MFILIDDEDRENEGDLIIPAEKATPEAINFMARYGRGLICLALTRERVERLDLSLMPRQNATRHQTAFTVSIEAREGVTTGISAHDRARTIQVATDPAKGRDDIVTPGHIFPLVARDGGVLVRAGHTEAAVDIARLAGLNPSGVICEIMKDDGTMARLPDLVSFAQLHGLKVATIADLIAHRRRTESTIQRLMESVLDSHHGGTFRMIIYVNKVAYAEHIALVKGDVAASGPVLVRMHALNVLDDVLNDRSRDRGGELQAAMDLIGQEGRGVVVLLREPHRTSLSDRVRARQAPGKGPETDLRDYGVGAQILIDLGVRDMVLLSNTKRTIVGLDGYGLNLVEQRPIPRRKV; from the coding sequence ATGTTCATCCTTATCGACGATGAAGATCGGGAGAACGAGGGCGACCTGATCATCCCGGCCGAGAAAGCCACGCCGGAGGCCATCAACTTCATGGCCCGCTATGGCCGCGGCCTCATCTGCCTGGCGCTCACGCGCGAACGGGTCGAACGCCTGGATCTGTCCTTGATGCCGCGGCAGAACGCGACCAGGCATCAGACCGCCTTCACCGTATCGATCGAGGCGCGGGAAGGGGTAACGACGGGCATCTCGGCGCATGACCGCGCCCGCACCATCCAGGTGGCAACCGATCCGGCAAAGGGTCGCGATGACATCGTCACCCCCGGCCACATCTTTCCCCTGGTCGCCCGCGACGGCGGCGTGCTCGTGCGCGCCGGCCATACCGAGGCAGCCGTCGACATCGCCCGCCTCGCCGGCCTCAATCCGTCCGGCGTCATCTGCGAGATCATGAAAGACGACGGCACCATGGCGCGGCTCCCCGACCTGGTGAGCTTCGCCCAGCTTCATGGGCTCAAGGTCGCCACCATCGCCGATCTCATTGCCCATCGCCGGCGCACGGAATCCACCATCCAGAGGCTCATGGAGAGCGTGCTCGACAGCCATCACGGCGGCACGTTCCGAATGATCATCTACGTGAACAAGGTCGCCTATGCGGAGCATATCGCGCTCGTCAAAGGCGACGTGGCGGCATCCGGTCCGGTGCTCGTGCGCATGCACGCCTTGAACGTGCTGGATGACGTGCTGAACGATCGCTCGCGCGATCGCGGCGGCGAGCTGCAAGCGGCCATGGATCTCATCGGCCAGGAGGGCAGGGGCGTGGTCGTGCTCTTGCGCGAGCCGCATCGCACCAGCCTCTCCGATCGGGTCCGCGCGCGCCAGGCACCCGGCAAGGGGCCCGAAACCGATCTCCGCGACTATGGCGTCGGCGCCCAGATCCTCATCGATCTCGGCGTTCGCGACATGGTGCTCCTGTCCAACACCAAGCGCACGATCGTCGGCTTGGACGGCTATGGGTTGAACCTGGTCGAGCAGCGGCCGATCCCGCGCCGCAAGGTCTGA
- the nusB gene encoding transcription antitermination factor NusB encodes MTGPDRNLGRRTRSAARLAAVQAIYQIELAGAEVEAVVGEFLAHRLSPATAEPEAASVDKALFAELVRGVASRRPELDSLLTRHLSESWALDRLELVLAAILRAATFELLARTDVPPRVTLNEYVDVAHAFYAGKEPGFVNGVLDRIARELRPQELDNDNRSQQTRTAG; translated from the coding sequence ATGACCGGGCCCGATCGCAATCTCGGCAGGCGGACCCGAAGCGCCGCCAGGCTTGCCGCAGTGCAGGCGATCTACCAGATCGAGCTTGCCGGCGCCGAGGTCGAGGCGGTCGTCGGCGAATTCCTCGCCCACCGCCTCAGCCCCGCTACGGCCGAGCCCGAGGCGGCGTCCGTCGACAAGGCGCTTTTCGCCGAGCTCGTGCGCGGCGTTGCCTCCCGGCGCCCGGAGCTGGACAGCCTGCTCACCCGGCACCTGAGCGAGAGCTGGGCACTCGACCGCCTCGAGCTGGTCCTGGCGGCGATCCTGCGCGCCGCCACCTTCGAGCTCTTGGCCCGGACGGACGTGCCGCCGCGCGTCACCTTGAATGAATACGTCGACGTCGCGCACGCCTTCTACGCCGGCAAGGAGCCGGGGTTCGTCAATGGCGTGCTCGACCGCATCGCCCGCGAGCTGCGCCCGCAAGAGCTGGACAACGACAATCGCTCCCAACAAACCCGAACGGCTGGATGA
- a CDS encoding 6,7-dimethyl-8-ribityllumazine synthase gives MVKRAAKVSIQTVRIKAHVLVAIARFYDDIADELVRGATAVLATSGASWEMATVPGAFEIPAALRFASVRRRRRFDGYVALGCVIRGETSHYDYVCGESARGLQDLAVQHGLAIGYGILTVDTKAQAWERAKVDRLDKGGDAARACLAMVALKRQFRRSPR, from the coding sequence ATGGTCAAGCGCGCAGCCAAAGTCTCGATCCAGACCGTCCGCATCAAAGCGCATGTGCTGGTGGCGATCGCGCGCTTCTATGACGACATCGCCGACGAACTGGTCCGGGGTGCCACCGCCGTGCTGGCGACGTCGGGTGCCAGCTGGGAGATGGCGACCGTGCCGGGCGCCTTCGAGATTCCAGCCGCACTGCGTTTCGCCAGCGTGCGGCGGCGGCGGCGCTTCGACGGCTATGTGGCGTTGGGCTGCGTCATCCGGGGCGAGACCAGCCATTACGACTATGTCTGCGGCGAGAGCGCGCGCGGGCTGCAGGACCTGGCGGTGCAGCACGGGCTCGCCATCGGCTACGGCATCCTGACCGTGGATACCAAGGCGCAAGCCTGGGAAAGAGCCAAGGTCGACCGCCTCGACAAGGGCGGCGATGCAGCCCGCGCCTGCCTGGCGATGGTGGCGCTCAAGCGGCAGTTTCGCAGGAGCCCACGATGA
- a CDS encoding riboflavin synthase: MFTGIVTDIGRLERVERRQDARFTLGTGYDTGLIALGASIACAGVCLTVVDKGPGWFAVDVSGETLARTTLGEWRQGLGVNLERSLHVGDELGGHLVSGHVDGVAELVSAAPEGGSRRLVFAVPEPLARFVAAKGALALDGVSLTVNEVDGVRVGVNIIPHTWSHTTFQELQPGSRVNLEVDMLARYVARLLHRE; this comes from the coding sequence ATGTTCACAGGCATCGTCACGGATATCGGCCGCCTCGAACGCGTCGAGCGGCGCCAAGACGCAAGGTTCACGCTCGGAACCGGCTATGACACCGGCCTGATCGCGCTCGGCGCCTCGATCGCCTGCGCCGGCGTCTGCCTGACGGTCGTGGACAAAGGGCCGGGTTGGTTCGCCGTCGACGTCTCCGGCGAGACCCTGGCGCGAACCACCTTGGGCGAGTGGCGGCAAGGACTGGGCGTCAACCTCGAGCGCTCGCTGCATGTGGGTGACGAGCTCGGCGGCCATCTCGTCTCGGGCCATGTCGACGGGGTCGCCGAGCTGGTTTCGGCGGCGCCCGAAGGCGGCAGCCGGCGCCTGGTCTTTGCCGTGCCGGAGCCGCTCGCCCGGTTCGTGGCCGCCAAGGGCGCGCTGGCGCTGGACGGCGTTTCGCTGACGGTCAATGAAGTTGACGGAGTGCGGGTCGGCGTGAACATCATCCCCCACACGTGGTCCCACACGACGTTTCAAGAGTTGCAGCCGGGCAGCCGGGTCAACCTCGAGGTCGACATGCTGGCGCGGTACGTGGCGCGGCTCTTACACCGGGAGTGA
- a CDS encoding ABC transporter ATP-binding protein, whose product MLSIAGVHTFYGHIEALRGVDIEVATGEIVTLIGANGAGKSTLLMTICGNPRAKQGRILFEGTDITAMPTFEIVRLGIAQAPEGRRIFPRMTILENLQMGATTAAPEHFAEDCERVFTLFPILRQRQSQRGGTLSGGEQQMLSIGRALMSRPRLLLLDEPSLGLAPMIVKQIFDVIGEINRREKVTVFLVEQNAYHALKLAHRGYVMANGSVMLSGTGRELLANREVRAAYLEGGH is encoded by the coding sequence ATGCTGTCGATCGCCGGCGTCCACACCTTCTATGGGCATATCGAGGCGCTCAGGGGCGTCGATATCGAGGTGGCGACGGGCGAGATCGTGACCTTGATCGGCGCCAACGGCGCCGGCAAGTCGACGCTTCTGATGACCATCTGCGGCAACCCGCGCGCCAAGCAGGGCCGCATCCTGTTCGAAGGCACCGACATCACGGCGATGCCGACCTTCGAGATCGTCCGCCTCGGCATCGCGCAAGCACCGGAGGGCCGGCGGATCTTTCCGCGCATGACCATCTTGGAGAATCTGCAGATGGGCGCCACGACGGCAGCGCCCGAGCATTTTGCCGAAGACTGCGAGCGGGTCTTTACGCTGTTTCCCATCCTCAGGCAGCGCCAGAGCCAGCGCGGCGGCACCTTGTCGGGCGGCGAGCAGCAGATGCTCTCGATCGGCCGGGCGCTGATGAGCCGGCCCAGGCTCTTGCTTCTGGACGAACCCTCGCTCGGCCTGGCGCCGATGATCGTCAAGCAGATCTTCGACGTGATCGGCGAGATCAACCGCCGGGAGAAGGTGACGGTCTTCCTCGTCGAGCAGAACGCCTACCATGCCTTGAAGCTCGCCCATCGCGGTTATGTGATGGCCAATGGCTCAGTCATGCTGAGCGGCACCGGCCGCGAGCTCCTCGCAAATCGTGAGGTGCGGGCCGCCTATCTCGAGGGCGGGCACTGA
- a CDS encoding branched-chain amino acid ABC transporter permease LivH (LivHMGF is the membrane component of the LIV-I/LS branched-chain amino acid transporter), with amino-acid sequence MEYIVQQLINGLTLGAIYGLIAIGYTMVYGIIGMINFAHGEIYMIGAFISIITFIILGIAGVTFVPLALVVVLVTAMIFTAAYGWAVERIAYRPLRRSTRLAPLISAIGMSLFLQNYVQLVQGARVKPLPPVVTGGYIIMEKDGFAVRLSDIQIIIMVVTLSLMVLFTVMIQRTALGRSQRATEQDMGMAALVGVNVDRTISLTFVLGAALAAVAGMMVTLYYGVIDFYIGFLAGVKAFTAAVLGGIGSLPGAMLGGLLIGLIEAFWSGFFTVEYKDVAVFGILILTLVFKPTGLLGKPDIEKV; translated from the coding sequence TACGGTCTCATCGCCATCGGCTACACGATGGTCTACGGCATCATCGGGATGATCAACTTCGCGCATGGCGAGATCTATATGATCGGCGCCTTCATCTCGATCATCACCTTCATCATCCTCGGTATCGCCGGCGTCACCTTTGTGCCCCTGGCGCTGGTCGTGGTCCTGGTGACCGCGATGATCTTCACGGCGGCCTATGGCTGGGCCGTGGAACGCATCGCCTATCGGCCGCTACGCCGCTCCACGCGTCTGGCGCCGTTGATTTCCGCGATCGGCATGTCCTTGTTCTTGCAGAACTACGTCCAGCTCGTGCAAGGGGCGCGGGTGAAGCCGCTGCCGCCGGTCGTGACCGGCGGATACATCATCATGGAGAAGGACGGCTTCGCCGTTCGGCTGAGCGACATCCAGATCATCATAATGGTGGTGACGCTATCGCTCATGGTGCTGTTCACGGTCATGATCCAACGCACCGCCCTCGGGCGCTCGCAGCGCGCGACCGAGCAAGACATGGGCATGGCCGCGCTCGTCGGCGTCAATGTCGATCGCACCATCTCGCTCACCTTCGTCTTAGGCGCGGCGCTGGCGGCGGTGGCCGGCATGATGGTCACGCTCTACTACGGCGTCATCGATTTCTATATCGGCTTCCTCGCCGGCGTTAAGGCCTTCACCGCGGCGGTGCTGGGCGGTATCGGATCGCTCCCGGGCGCCATGCTGGGCGGCCTCCTGATCGGGCTGATCGAGGCGTTCTGGTCGGGCTTCTTCACCGTGGAATACAAGGACGTGGCGGTGTTCGGCATTCTCATCCTGACCTTGGTGTTCAAGCCGACCGGGCTCTTGGGCAAGCCCGACATCGAGAAGGTCTGA
- a CDS encoding serine hydroxymethyltransferase, producing MTLKQTRAQLTEESAAARGFFETPLAAADRDLHAAIGRELNRQQSQVELIASENIVSRAVLAAQGSVLTNKYAEGLPGKRYYGGCAFVDEAELLAIERAKTLFGCRFANVQPHSGAQANQAVFLALLNPGDVVLGMSLAAGGHLTHGAAPNISGKWFKAVQYGVRREDALIDFEEVERLARETRPRLIIAGGSAYPRIIDFTRFRRIADAVGAYLMVDMAHFAGLVAGGAYPSPLAHAHVVTTTTHKTLRGPRGGMLLSMDEELGKKLNAAVFPGLQGGPLMHVIAAKAVAFGEALKPEFKSYARAVVANAQILASSLVERGLAIVSGGTDSHLMLVDLRPKGLTGKAAEASLERAGMTCNKNGIPFDPEKPTITSGIRLGTPAATTRGFGPAEFRLVGGLIGDVLDGLARNPNDNAATEARARARVTELCDRFPIYPILP from the coding sequence ATGACCCTGAAGCAGACGAGAGCACAGCTGACTGAGGAGAGCGCCGCCGCACGCGGCTTTTTCGAGACCCCGCTCGCCGCCGCCGATCGCGATCTCCACGCGGCGATCGGGCGGGAGCTCAACCGCCAGCAGAGCCAGGTCGAGCTCATCGCCTCGGAGAACATCGTCAGCCGCGCGGTCTTGGCCGCGCAAGGCTCGGTGCTGACCAACAAGTACGCCGAGGGTCTACCAGGCAAGCGTTACTATGGCGGCTGCGCGTTCGTCGACGAGGCCGAGTTGCTGGCGATCGAGCGCGCCAAGACATTGTTCGGGTGCCGCTTCGCCAATGTTCAGCCGCATTCCGGCGCGCAGGCGAACCAAGCGGTCTTCCTCGCCCTCTTGAACCCCGGCGATGTCGTGCTCGGCATGTCGCTCGCCGCCGGCGGTCATCTGACCCACGGCGCCGCCCCGAACATCTCCGGCAAATGGTTCAAGGCGGTGCAATACGGCGTGCGCCGCGAGGATGCGCTCATCGACTTCGAGGAAGTCGAGCGGCTCGCCCGCGAAACCCGGCCGCGCCTCATCATCGCCGGCGGATCCGCCTATCCGCGCATCATCGACTTCACCCGTTTCCGCCGCATCGCCGATGCGGTCGGCGCCTATCTCATGGTCGACATGGCGCATTTCGCCGGGCTGGTCGCCGGCGGCGCCTATCCAAGCCCGCTCGCTCATGCCCATGTGGTCACCACGACGACCCACAAGACGCTGAGAGGTCCGCGCGGCGGCATGCTCCTCAGCATGGATGAGGAGCTCGGCAAAAAGCTCAACGCCGCGGTCTTCCCCGGTCTCCAGGGTGGGCCGCTGATGCATGTGATCGCCGCCAAGGCGGTCGCCTTCGGCGAAGCGCTCAAGCCCGAATTCAAGTCCTATGCGCGCGCGGTCGTTGCCAACGCGCAGATCCTGGCCTCCAGCCTGGTCGAGCGCGGCCTGGCCATCGTCTCCGGTGGCACCGACAGCCATCTGATGCTGGTCGATCTCAGGCCGAAAGGGCTCACCGGCAAGGCTGCCGAGGCTTCGCTCGAGCGCGCCGGCATGACCTGCAACAAGAACGGCATCCCGTTCGATCCGGAGAAGCCGACAATCACCTCCGGCATCCGACTGGGGACGCCGGCGGCCACCACACGCGGCTTCGGACCGGCGGAATTTCGCCTGGTCGGCGGGCTGATCGGCGATGTACTTGACGGATTGGCGCGAAATCCGAACGACAATGCAGCAACCGAGGCTCGGGCGCGGGCTCGGGTGACCGAGCTCTGCGATCGGTTCCCGATCTATCCGATCCTGCCTTAG
- a CDS encoding MucR family transcriptional regulator, translating to MSDLADQVTISHGELLRMTTDVVAAYVGKNAVGTGQISDVINLVFGSLSQLNGHSKSAQPEPLKPAVAIRRSVTPDYIVCLEDGKKLKMLKRHLRTTYGMTPEEYRAKWGLPPDYPMVAPNYAEQRSMFAKKIGLGRSPAKR from the coding sequence ATGAGCGACCTCGCAGATCAAGTCACGATTTCACATGGCGAGCTACTGCGCATGACCACGGATGTGGTGGCAGCGTATGTTGGCAAGAATGCCGTCGGCACGGGACAAATCTCCGACGTCATCAACCTGGTTTTCGGCTCGCTTTCTCAGTTGAACGGTCATTCGAAAAGTGCTCAGCCGGAGCCGCTTAAGCCGGCGGTGGCAATTCGTCGCTCGGTGACCCCGGATTACATCGTCTGTCTGGAAGACGGCAAGAAGCTGAAAATGTTGAAGCGTCATCTCCGCACGACTTACGGCATGACGCCTGAAGAATACCGTGCGAAATGGGGATTGCCGCCCGACTATCCGATGGTGGCGCCGAACTATGCCGAGCAACGCTCGATGTTTGCTAAGAAGATCGGCCTCGGGCGCAGTCCAGCCAAACGTTAG
- a CDS encoding ATP-binding cassette domain-containing protein has product MSGNARQPLLQVEHLTMRFGGLVAVDDVGFTAYDREITAIIGPNGAGKTTVFNCLTGFYSPPVGRLRLTGSRGEFLLERMTGFRIAQRAGVARTFQNIRLFPRMTVLENLIVAQHNVLMRASGFTVAGLFGLARYGNAERGAVALALEWLERIGLTKQADWEAGNLPYGSQRRLEIARAMCTRPTLLCLDEPAAGLNPRESAELRQLLLDIREQQRIGVLLIEHDMSVVMGISDHIVVLDYGKKISDGTPEAVRNDPNVIRAYLGEEETDALPPEVAVDLGVEAARR; this is encoded by the coding sequence ATGAGCGGCAACGCACGCCAGCCTCTCCTCCAGGTCGAGCACCTGACCATGCGTTTCGGCGGCCTGGTCGCCGTCGATGACGTCGGCTTCACCGCTTATGACCGCGAGATCACCGCCATCATCGGACCGAACGGCGCGGGCAAGACGACCGTCTTCAATTGCCTGACCGGCTTCTATAGCCCGCCCGTGGGCCGGTTGCGGCTAACGGGCTCGCGCGGGGAATTTCTGCTGGAGCGCATGACCGGATTCCGCATCGCGCAGCGCGCCGGGGTGGCGCGCACCTTCCAGAACATCCGTCTATTTCCGCGGATGACCGTGCTGGAGAACCTGATCGTGGCCCAGCACAACGTACTGATGCGCGCGTCGGGCTTCACCGTTGCCGGACTCTTCGGGCTGGCGCGCTACGGCAACGCCGAACGTGGGGCGGTCGCGCTGGCGTTGGAATGGCTGGAACGTATCGGGCTGACGAAGCAGGCGGATTGGGAAGCGGGCAATCTACCCTACGGCTCGCAGCGTCGGCTCGAGATCGCCCGCGCCATGTGCACCAGGCCGACGCTGCTTTGCCTGGACGAGCCGGCCGCCGGCCTCAATCCGCGCGAGTCGGCGGAGCTGCGCCAGCTCCTGCTCGACATTCGCGAGCAGCAACGGATCGGCGTGCTTCTGATCGAGCACGACATGAGCGTGGTCATGGGCATCTCCGATCACATCGTCGTGCTCGACTATGGCAAGAAGATCTCCGACGGGACCCCGGAGGCGGTGCGCAACGATCCGAACGTCATCCGCGCCTATCTGGGCGAAGAGGAGACGGATGCCCTGCCGCCGGAAGTGGCGGTCGATCTCGGCGTCGAGGCGGCGAGGCGCTGA
- the ribD gene encoding bifunctional diaminohydroxyphosphoribosylaminopyrimidine deaminase/5-amino-6-(5-phosphoribosylamino)uracil reductase RibD, which produces MAGALALARRGRGRVWPNPTVGAVLVKDGRVVGRGWTQPGGRPHAETEALRRAGPAARGATIYVTLEPCAHHGKTPPCADALVEAGIARAVVALEDPDPRVSGRGMARLQQAGIPVDVGLGEAEAKEINLGFLTRLAIGRPMVTLKIATTLDGRIATHSGESRWISGEPARALAHALRANHDAVLVGVGTALIDDPLLTCRLPGLAQDSPVRIVVDGHLRLPLTSALAASATTTPTWIACLENADRHRKEAFRDCGVDIIQAAANDGGRVDLAALLRELGDRGITRLLVEGGSQIVASLLRLDLVDRVVWCRSARFIGGDGVPVAAPLGLRHLADAPAFTLTDVARIGEDVMETYARAG; this is translated from the coding sequence ATGGCTGGGGCGCTCGCGCTGGCACGGCGCGGGCGTGGACGCGTGTGGCCGAACCCGACGGTTGGCGCGGTCCTGGTCAAAGACGGTCGGGTGGTTGGGCGCGGCTGGACGCAGCCGGGCGGCCGGCCGCATGCGGAGACCGAGGCGCTCCGCCGGGCGGGGCCGGCGGCCCGCGGCGCGACGATCTACGTAACCCTGGAGCCCTGCGCCCATCATGGCAAGACGCCGCCCTGCGCCGATGCGCTGGTCGAGGCAGGGATCGCGCGCGCCGTGGTGGCGCTCGAGGATCCCGACCCGCGCGTGTCCGGCCGCGGCATGGCCAGGCTGCAGCAGGCTGGCATACCGGTTGACGTAGGCCTGGGCGAGGCCGAGGCGAAGGAGATCAATCTCGGCTTCCTGACCCGGCTCGCCATCGGCCGGCCGATGGTGACGCTCAAGATCGCCACCACGCTCGACGGACGCATCGCCACCCATAGCGGCGAGAGCCGCTGGATTTCCGGCGAGCCGGCCCGTGCGCTGGCGCATGCGCTTCGCGCCAATCACGACGCGGTCCTGGTCGGGGTCGGCACGGCTTTGATCGACGATCCGTTGCTCACCTGCCGCCTGCCGGGCCTCGCCCAGGACTCCCCGGTGCGCATCGTCGTCGACGGTCATTTGCGCCTGCCGCTCACCAGCGCGCTTGCCGCCTCCGCTACGACGACGCCGACCTGGATCGCCTGCCTGGAGAACGCCGACCGCCATCGCAAAGAAGCCTTCCGCGATTGCGGCGTCGACATCATTCAAGCCGCCGCCAACGACGGCGGCCGGGTCGATCTCGCCGCCCTGCTGCGCGAGCTGGGCGATCGCGGCATCACCAGGCTCCTGGTCGAAGGCGGCTCGCAGATCGTCGCCAGCCTGCTCCGCCTCGATCTCGTCGACCGGGTCGTCTGGTGCCGGTCGGCGCGGTTCATCGGCGGCGACGGCGTGCCGGTTGCCGCACCCCTCGGCCTCCGGCACCTTGCCGATGCGCCGGCGTTCACCCTGACCGACGTCGCCCGCATCGGCGAAGATGTGATGGAAACCTATGCCCGGGCGGGCTAA
- the nrdR gene encoding transcriptional repressor NrdR — protein sequence MRCPFCGHEDTQVKDSRPTEDNSAIRRRRFCTACGSRFTTFERVQLRELTVVKKNGKRAPFDRDKLARSMQVALRKRPVDPDRLERVINSIVRRLESMGESEIQSQVIGELVMDALANLDPVAYVRFASVYRNFREAKDFEDFLGKLGGDAT from the coding sequence ATGCGCTGTCCGTTTTGCGGGCACGAGGATACGCAGGTCAAAGACTCGCGGCCGACGGAGGATAATTCCGCCATCCGGAGGCGGCGGTTCTGCACGGCTTGTGGCTCACGCTTCACCACCTTCGAACGTGTGCAGCTGCGGGAGCTCACGGTCGTCAAGAAGAACGGCAAGCGGGCGCCCTTCGATCGCGACAAGCTCGCGCGCTCGATGCAGGTGGCTCTGCGCAAGCGTCCTGTCGATCCCGACCGCCTCGAGCGAGTCATCAACTCGATCGTGCGCAGGCTGGAAAGCATGGGCGAGAGCGAGATCCAGTCGCAAGTGATCGGCGAACTGGTGATGGACGCGCTCGCCAATCTCGATCCCGTCGCCTACGTGCGGTTCGCATCGGTTTATCGCAACTTCCGGGAAGCGAAGGACTTCGAAGACTTCTTGGGCAAGCTCGGCGGCGATGCCACCTAG
- a CDS encoding branched-chain amino acid ABC transporter substrate-binding protein, whose product MRRWTSSLLAAAAVAAFTAAPAKAQDILIATVGPMTGQYAAFGEQMKRGADMAIADINAKGGVLGRKVTIQIGDDACDPKQAVAVANQLVGRKVAFVAGHFCSSSSIPASAIYNEADVLQMTPASTNPALTDGAAEKGWQNVLRSCGRDDAQGLVAGKWLAQQYKAKKVAIIHDKSAYGKGLADETKKAMNAAGLQEAMYEAITQGDKDFSAVISKMKAGGIDVMYLGGYHTEAGLLVRQAREQGFNALLVSGDALVTDEFWKITGNAGQGTLMTFPPDPRKLSTAKDVVAKFKAQNYDPEGYTLYTYAAIQAWAAAATATKSLKTADLAKWFRSNKVNTVIGPIEWDKKGDIKNASYVWYIFKEGKYAEM is encoded by the coding sequence ATGCGTAGATGGACTTCGTCCCTCCTCGCCGCGGCGGCGGTGGCAGCATTCACTGCTGCGCCGGCCAAGGCGCAGGACATCCTCATCGCCACGGTCGGCCCAATGACCGGCCAATATGCGGCGTTCGGCGAACAGATGAAGCGCGGCGCCGACATGGCGATTGCGGATATCAATGCGAAGGGCGGCGTGCTGGGCCGCAAGGTCACGATCCAGATCGGCGACGACGCGTGCGATCCGAAGCAGGCGGTGGCGGTGGCCAACCAGCTGGTCGGACGCAAGGTTGCGTTCGTAGCCGGGCATTTCTGCTCATCCTCCTCGATCCCGGCCTCGGCTATCTACAACGAAGCCGATGTCTTGCAGATGACGCCGGCCTCGACCAACCCGGCCTTGACCGACGGCGCGGCGGAAAAGGGCTGGCAGAACGTGCTCCGCTCCTGCGGCCGCGACGACGCGCAGGGCCTGGTCGCCGGCAAGTGGCTGGCGCAGCAATACAAAGCCAAGAAGGTCGCCATCATTCACGACAAGTCGGCCTATGGTAAGGGCCTCGCCGATGAGACCAAGAAGGCGATGAACGCCGCGGGACTGCAGGAGGCCATGTACGAGGCCATCACCCAGGGCGACAAGGACTTCTCGGCCGTCATCAGCAAGATGAAGGCGGGCGGCATCGACGTCATGTATCTCGGCGGCTATCACACCGAGGCCGGCCTCCTGGTCCGCCAGGCGCGCGAGCAGGGCTTCAATGCGCTCTTGGTTTCTGGCGATGCCTTGGTGACCGACGAGTTCTGGAAGATCACCGGCAACGCCGGGCAGGGCACGCTCATGACCTTCCCGCCGGATCCGCGCAAGCTGTCCACGGCGAAGGACGTGGTCGCCAAGTTCAAGGCGCAGAACTACGATCCGGAGGGCTACACCCTCTACACCTATGCGGCGATCCAGGCTTGGGCCGCGGCCGCGACGGCAACGAAGTCGTTGAAGACCGCCGATCTCGCCAAGTGGTTCCGCTCGAACAAGGTCAACACCGTGATCGGCCCGATCGAGTGGGACAAGAAGGGCGACATCAAGAACGCTTCCTACGTCTGGTACATCTTCAAGGAAGGCAAATACGCCGAGATGTAA